AATAGAACTTTTTAACCTGAATGATGGAGCATTGGAGGCAGTCATGAAATCAGATCGTAAAGAAGGATCTTATCTGACAGTACTTACAGAAGGAGCCTCGTATGGATTGTATGTAGATAAAGAGGGTTATCTGTTTAAAAGTTTGTATTTCGATTATTCTGGAACTAAAAACAATGAACCGGTTGTCCTGGATATCTATCTGCAACCTATTGAAAAAGGAGCCAAAGATATTTTGAATAATCTTTTCTTTGAGACAGGCAAATGGGAGCTCGAAGGTAAGTCCAAAACGGAATTGGATAAACTGATGGCTCTGATGAAAAATACAAAAGGTTTGCGTATAGAAATATCAGGACATACAGATGATGTAGGTAAAGACAGTGATAACCTGGAACTTTCCCTGAAACGAGCTAAAAGTGTTTACGACTACCTGATCAATGCAGGAGTTGAGAAAAATCGACTTACCTATGTAGGTTATGGAGAAACACAGTTTGCAGTCCCCAATAACTCGGAGAAAAACCGGCAACTAAACCGAAGAATTGAATTTAAGGTATTATAAAGAAAATCCCCACTACAATCCAGTGGGGATTTTTTATGTCAGGAATGTTTGGCAACGGGTAGGTCAACTTCTCCTTTTGTTACCGGATAATGTTTCATAATTTTGGTTACGCCTTTGGTAATCTGTTTTTCCAATCGGTTGGGAGTGTCAATCACTCCAGACGCAGATCCTCTCCAGATCAGTTCCTTAGTAGATGCCTCTATTACATCGACAATCAAAGTTCCCTCTGCATAATTATATGATCTGAAATTGGAATTCCAGGCATACGGCCAGTTTCCATATCCCCAGGGATAATACCACCATCCCATACGATAGCCACCGGGATACAGCATAGGACTGCCATAATTATATGCCATATGCTTCTTCTCTGTATAGGTATGAAAAGAGATTAGTAAATCCGGGCTTTGATCCGGATTTACCCGCATCAGGCCTCGTTTTACCAGTTCAAGCTCCACATGTTCTTTTATATTCCGGTTAATAAGCTTACTTGTATACAATGGGTTGCTACCCACCTGAATGTCTTCTTTCATCCATGCAAATGTTTTGAACTTTGAGAAGTCTACATTTTTATCATAATCTGTAGTTACTTGTCCCAAGCTACAGGTAGTTGCCCATACAATAAAAAATGTATAGACAGCTGATTTTATCAATGTTCTCATAATTAAAGGATTATGTATGAGAGTTAGATTTGTTTTTTTACAAAAGATTTTATCCGTTCAGCCTCCCTATGTGTAGCAGATATTACGGTATCTCTGGCTAACACCTGAGAGCTTTTCAGGAAAGCGTAACCCTCTTTCAGTAAACACTCGCCTTCCTTCTTTACTTCAGCGTCTTCTGAAATTAGCTTATAGTTGATGTTCTGAAGAGTCTTCCGTAAATGAAGATTGGTCTTAGCGTCTAATGCGGGCATTTGCTCCCACATTTCTATTTCATCATGTACCACCATCCACTCAGCGGCATGATACTTATTGGCAAAGGTATCTTCATTTAATGTTCCTTTTCGGGCAGCAGCAGCCATTTGCAGAAGGTCAATAATTGCGCTATCCAGCTTGTTACGAATCTCACTACCTTTACCTGAATCTTCTTTTTGAAGAGAAGTGACACCCTCACGGATGTAAATAGACGCCTCCAGATTTTTGTGAGTTTTTAACAACTGTAGTGCCTTGCAAAATTGTACATCAGACCGATTGTCCAATATCTTTTCTTCTGCAACACCCACATAAGAGGTATCATACATGATATCAGAAACAGACTGTGCAGATACTTTATATTCATGCCTTTTCCCTTGACAGGACCATAGTAACACAACTATCATCAAGCTCAGCAGCACCGCAGCAGGTATCATTCTACTCAACATTTTCATATACAATACAGCGTTTATGAAGGTCTTTCTTCAGGAAGACTCTTTATGAATCTATTAACAGGTATGATCTGGATAGCACTATATTTCAGGCATGTTCTTTCAGAAACTTTCCTTCCAGATCAAAAAACAAAGTGCGTTTATATTTCCCATTCTCAATCACTACTTTGTAGTAATCAGGCTTTTTCGAAGAATGAATCATTTCTTTTTCACTAACAACTTTCCATCCTCTATAGTCTTTCTCCAGTGCATTTGTAATAACAGCAGGTAATTCTCCATTTTTCGTTTTTTCACTGAAGTACAGCAGTCTACCATCTTTACTATAAATGGAGTGTGTCACAGTGTGATTGCTTCTGGTATCGACCTGGTAATAATCTGCAGATTGTCCAGCCCTGTAATCGGATGATCGGGTATCTACTACTCTCCAGTTTTTAGTATAGGTATCCAGAGGCTGTAATGTATTCTTTGTGATACTCTCATTGGGAAAGTCTTTCAAAAAAGCTTTGATTTCATCTGTTGGTGTTTCTCCGGAAGGGACTTTTTTTATTGTAATAGTTTCAGTTGCAAAAGAAACCTGAGCCTGCAAACTCACCCATGAGGTTGCCAAAAGGATACATGAAAATACTATCGATTTCATCTTTGTAAAGGTTTGTAGTGATGAATTGGATAAATAGGAAAACTCATATTCAACAATAGCTGAAGTGATAGGAATCGTCTATTTTCCAACAACTTTCTATTGTTGAGAAACCCGAGGACATTACAAAAAATACGAGTAGAGTTGGGCTATCCTGTTCAGTAGTTACAAAGGTGAGGTATCTTAGAAGGAGGTATATACACATTTCTTGCCGTCTTCGACAAACTTAGTCAGATGTACCGGGGGAACAATATCATGCGCAATAGTATAATCAGATTGCCAGTTAATTTGTACTATTCCCGAACCCTTCACAGAAGGACTGGTACGCTGAGCAAATCCATTCATATCATCATATACCCATAACTTCAACGTACTGTTATCAGTACTATCATCTGAAAACACATATTCAAACTCCAGATATCCAGTCATATTCTGTTTCCGTATAGCAGCAGGCAGGTCTGTAACAGAAGTTGTTACCTTATGCACCAGGAAAAGTTCGATTTCGTAAGGGTTATCAAAATTCTCTGCATTAGCTTGCAAAATCAATGGATAATAGTCTCCTTTTATAAATCGTATCTGTTCATCATCATAGAGATTTATATCGGCTTCCCCATTTTTATCTGTGTAAGCCTTTTCTACTCCAGCTAGCTCTACACCTTGTATGGGCTTATGATTAAAAGAATCTAGTACCTTTATATGCAAGGTTTGAGCATTTGTCACTACTCCCTGTGACCATGCCAGAATCAAACTGACTATAATCAAACGTTTCATATTTTCTTCCTTTACATTACACAACAAAAGTAGAAGTAGCATATTAGAACCATCTTAAAACAAAATTAAATGTGTATTAAAAATGGTATTTCTTCTGGTATTGGAAAGACTTTCCTGAAAAATCACTAAACTCGCTCCCGAAAAATGTATTGTTATGGGATATAGGGTATCTATTTATAGACGAGAAGTAAAATCAAAACAACTGGCATACGAAGGAGAAGATTTCTTTGAGAATACAGACAACTTGCTTCCCTTCACATCTGACCAAAAAGAAACACTCGAAAAACGCCTGTTGAACTATGGGTATTTACTACAGAATGAAAATGCTACAGGCAAACAATTTGAGCATAAAAAGCTAAAAGGTGTTTTGGCTTTACTCACAGATCATGCACTCTACTTCGAATCCGGTTTTACTGAACAAGGTGTATTTGAAATATCTATGACAGCCTCTGAGTTTACAGACACAGATGAGTTTGTCAAATATGATCCGCAAAATGAGGGATGGGAAGAGTTTTAACTTGCTGGTTAGATTTGCAACAAATACTTTGAAAAATACTTCACAGGTACAAATTACTATTTCTACAAGAAATTTAAAGGAGATGATCAAGAACCAGTATTTTGTAAAACTGACCGGAGTTCCAGTCATTAACAAGGATGAACTAAATTCCGGTCAACAAAAAAGTTGAACATTATTCGAATAATTTTGAGAAATGATCGGTATTCTGGTCAAACACAAAAGTGATTCAAACTCTGGTCATTTTATAAATTGGTAATCACATGTCTCTCATTATTTTTTCTATCCGTTTGAACTATATTCGAATAGCTGAGAGAATGTATACTTACTCATTCTCATTAATTATCGACATCCCGTATTAAGGGTATTCCATCGGCAATACGTTTTTCATAAGAAACCTGGAATCTGCTCAGATCTGGTTTATATTTTCTCTTCCTTTTTAATTCATACTGATAGATTGTTTGCCCCAACTGGTAGAGAAACGGATGAGCAATTGTATCATATTCATATTTATTGTCATTCAATATCCCATCACTATTTACATATAAAGTAGCTGTCAGCATATACTCCACCTTATTTTTAAAATCTGCCACATACGAAACATCCGTCATAAACCCATACGCCCACCCTACTTTATTAAAGACCCTCACCCCTTCTGGTAGTTGGTGATGCAGGCTATCCTGAAAAAAGAATTTTACATACGTATCATAATATTGTGAAGGATCATAGTTGGGATAGTTGGTCTCGCCCGGAAATTGAGACAAATATTGATATACAAAGGAATAATCCTCTTCTGTCAATTGGAACTTCTGTCTGGCCTTTACTGAAGTAGGAAACATAACAGATTGCAATATCTGCTGCAATGATTGCAAGGGTAGCTTATTTCGCATAGTAAAGTCAAAAGGCTCCTGTACCAGACTATCTTTGCTATCATAATATCCTTTACCAAGTTTTTCCACTCGCCGAAAGTCAAAAGCATCCCGGTTATAAGCAGCAGGCTGGCTAAAAACCATTTCGCCTTTTTCAGTAATAAAACGAACCGGATTCGTATGTCGGTTTTCCTCTGGTGTCATTCGAACAAACCGATGCGTAATACGGGTATCCGGATAACCTTTGGCATGTAACGACCGATTGATGGTCTCCTGTCCGACAAATTCATACATACGGCTATAGGCATCATTATCACTTACCAGAAAGGCCTTTTTTATAAAATGAGCAATAGATGGATAACCGTTAAGAGAAGTAGGGTCTTTCCATTCTCTGGACTGATTACTATAGGCACTGTCAAACTGCATAGCAGTATTTTTTGTAACTCCAACAACATTCAACTGGTTTATTTTTTCCAGTGATAGCAAAGCAAGAGGCAATTTGACTGTAGAAGCAGGATTAAAATAGAGTGTGCTATCTACCTGATACCTATAGTGTGTAAAGGAGGGAGCATTGTGCTTATCCCGATCTATACGGGTATAGATAATCTGCAACCGATATTCCTGAGAATGTTGAATAACTTGCTGAAAAATAGCATCTGTATTTTTAGTAAATAGCTTTTTCAGAAAGTTGTCTGTTTGTACCTGCCCTAAACAAACTGAGGCAATCAAATAAAATGGAAAAGTTATAAGAAAGTGGTATGTATAGTTTTTCATGGTTACTAATATACAAAACCACATCCAAAAATAAATTAACCTTGTATGAACTTAGAAATCAGTCCGAATTTCCATTTCAGCTATTCCTTTCCTTTATTCTGAATTATTTCGTTTTTTCTAAAACACTACTGACATACTGCTGTCACTTCTCTGTTGTTTCTTTGTAATACACTAAACAACAAGACCATGTTACAAACATCTATTGAATTAGCAGAATCTTCTCTTGTCTCTTTAAGCAGAGATTATGCAAATTATAATGCATGGGCTAACAAGCAATTGATCAATTGGCTACAAGCCAAGCCTGCACAATTAATGGAAGTAGAAGTAGCATCCAGTTTTCCCAGTGTACATTTAACAGTATGGCATATTCTACAAACACAACAATGGTGGTTAGGCAATCTGAAACGTAGTCCTTTAGGCAACACAAGAGACACAACTTTTGACGGTACTACTCAGGACATGATGCAGACTCTGCTACATCAGTCTGAAGAGTTCTGTACTTTTGTAGAGAATATGACAGAAGAAGATTTGTATGAGATGTATCCCTTTAGTATTCCGTATGTAGGAGATTTTTCCAGATCAGGGTTTGAGATCGTGCAACACTGCATGAATCACAGCACCTATCACAGAGGCCAGTTGGTTACGATAGGGCGTGAACTAGGCTTCACAGATGCGCCAATGACTGATTATATGTTTTATCTCTTAATGGCCTGATTAATAAAGAAACAGCACAAGACGTATCTGTCTTGTGCTGTTTTCATATAACAAATCGATTAGTTTGACGCATATACCTGTTGCAGGTATACTTTTACAGAAGTAGGTTTATGACCTATCAGTTTTTCAAGAGTGGCATCTGTATTAGCAAATTCTCCCTGAGCGATACCCTGATTAAACCCTGTCAGTAAGCCTACTACTTCGCCGGGAACTCCTGCTTTTGTCAATTCAGCTGTAAATACTTCTGCAGTTGGAGCGACATAAGTGATCTTCTTGCCTGTGATCTCTGTAAGAATATCTGCTACATCCTGAAAGGATACTGCTTCGGTATTCACAGCTTCATACTCCTTGTTTTCGTGTCCTGAAGTCGTTAACACAGCAACAGCTAGTTCAGCAAAATCCTCTCTTGTTACAAATGAAGACTTTCCTTCTCCTGCAGGCTGGAATATTACTCCGGTTTCCAATACTTTGTCACCAATAAACATAGGAATGATATCTGTATACAAAGCATGTTTTAGTATAGTATAGGATACTCCTGACGCCTTTAACAATTTCTCTGTATATAAATGTGACTTGGCAATAAAGGTAATAGGAGAAGTTTCTGTCTCATTTTTACGAGCAAAGCTGGTATAGATTACATGTCCTACTCCTGCCTCTTTTGCTGCATTTACTACATTCTCATGTTGTTTTTCTCTGTTAACTATATCGTTACTTGATACAAAATACAGCTTGTCAATCCCTTTGAATGCAGTTACCAGAGAAGCATAATCATTGAAGTCTCCAATACGTGCTTCAATACCTTTAGCTGTAAACTCTTTCGCTTTCTCAGCATCTCTTACCAATACAACGATAGAAGATAGAGGTAATTCTTTTGCCAGTAATTCTACAACCAGTTTACCTAAATGTCCAGTTGCTCCGGTTATTAATAATTTGCTCATTGTCATGTTTATTAATTTGTTTCGAAATAGTTGCACACCAAAATACAGTAACTTACTTTTGGTAACTCAAAGGTATATAGGTACGTTACATCAAACAAGAAGGCACCTGATAGTTAGACACTTACCTCCAGGTAACGATTGTTGTAAATGAAGGAGTTATGGAAGAAAGAAATCTTGAAAAATTTTCAGATCTTATGAACTGTCCCGTGCGGCATGTACTGGATCGGTTTGGGGACAAATGGTCAGTACTGATTCTGATCATGTTAGATGAGAAAGGAACATTGCGATTCAATGCCTTACACCATACTATTCCTGACATATCACAGAAGATGCTTACTGTGACATTGCGTACATTAGAAGCAGATGGCCTGATAACTCGCAAGATCTATCCTGAGATTCCGCCACGGGTTGAATACCAGTTAACAGAGATGGGTAGCAGCCTAATCCCCTATATAGATGGTCTAGCCAAATGGGCACTACAGAATATGCCTCATATCCTACGTTCACGGGATCAATACAACAACAAGGTGGCATTCAATTAGTAATCCTGCCTATTCTATCTAATGCAACACTACAGAGAAGCTACCCTTCAGGATGCTGAGTCTATTGCTATACTCCATGCTACTAGCTGGAGAAATACCTATAGAGGCATGTTTAGTGATTCCTTTTTGGATACAGAAGTGTGGAAAAATAGAAAGAATGTATGGGAACAACGATTTTTCTCACCTCTACCCAATCAAAAAGTTATTGTAGCAGACGAAAACGCTTCTCTTAGCGGATTTGTGTGTGCTTTTGGAGATGAAGATTCAGTATGGGGTACATTAATAGACAACCTCCATGTGTCACGTCAGAAACAGGGTCAAGGCATTGGTTCCCAATTGCTAAAACACATTGTATTCTGGATGCAACACTCACATTTATCTGATTCATTTTATCTCTGGGTTCTGAATGATAATCATCCAGCCAGAAGATTCTATGAAAAGCTGGGAGCCACCAATCAGGAAGCAGTGTTACATGACAATCCAGGTGGTGGACAATCTTTGGCACTTCGTTATGCCTGGCCTGACTATCGAATATTGCTTAACAAAATTTCATAACATCTAAAGAGAAAGGAATGAGTTCATTTGTGTGAAACATTATGTTCCATTCCTTTCTCAATTGGGATCTTATTGAATTCTTCCAGTCAGAGCTGAATAAATCAACCACACACCAAAACCTGTCAGACACAGTCCTACAATTCGGTTCATCCAGTCTAATGTGTGACTGCTGAGATAATTACTAATTCTTCGGGCAAAGAACACTTTAAGAAGATCGGAAGAAAAAAGGATGGAAATAATCCCAGCCAGAAATATATAGGCTTCTGCCGGGCTTTTTTCAATCTTGGCAGAGGCTACAGAAGCCATACCAATCCAAAATAAAACTACTGCAGGATTCAAAGAGTTAAGCAAAAATCCTTTGGAAATAAATCGAAATGTTCCCACTCGCTGTGGTTGATTTGTCCCATTCTCTGCTACTTCGAGACGGGATTTTTTCATAAAAGTAGCAATCCCAAACCCTATTGCGATAAGTCCGCCAACAGCTGCAATATTGGATTCAAACTGTTTGACCAATTGAGAAAGTCCCAACTGACAGACAAAAGCATACATCAAATCACTAAGAGCAATTCCGGCAGCCATTAACGCTCCGGATCGAAAACCTTTCTGAATTCCTGTCTGTAACAAAGAAAAAAACACAGGTCCTAAACTAAACGTTACAGACAGAATAAGGCCATATTTCATGCCCGTTAACAACGCATAAATCATTCCGCAAATCTTTTAAAATCAAACAAGCAATTCCATTGTCCTCTCTTCATCGGACAACCAACAACAGATCAATTATTGGCAAAATTCTTCACAAAAGCCTCCCATTCTTCATACTGTTGCCTTTTCATTACACGCGGAAACTTGGTTTGACCACCGATCTTCCCTTTATGCTCCATCCATTGATAAAAAACCTCTGTAGGTACAACATCCACATATACATCTTTTAGTGCAGCAGCACGTTCTACCCGATAATCATCATTGAGTATTTTCAGTTTCTCATCTATCTTCTCACGCAACAATCGCGGATCGGCTTCGTCATCCGTTCCTATAAACCAATGATGTGCAAACAAAGTACCATGTGGTATACCTACCACTGTAAACTCTCGAATATCTATTCCTTGTTCTTCAGCCACTTGTTGTACAGCTTTATTCATATTATCTACAGACAGGTGCTCTCCACACAAACTCAGAAAATGTTTTGTCCGACCAGTAATCACAATTTCACAAGCTTTCTTGTCCACAAACTTTATCACATCGCCAATCAAATAACGCCATGCCCCTGCACATGTCGACAGTAACAATGCATATTCCTTGCCCTCCTCTATCTGATCAATCATTAGTGTTTCCGGATTCTCTACCATTTCTCCGTCCGATCCGAAATTTTGTTCATTGAATGGGACAAACTCATAGAACATCCCATTATTTAACACCATACGCATTGAATTACGCCCTGGTAACTGGTAAGCTATGAATCCTTCTGAAGCCAGATATGTTTCAATATAGATCAGAGGATGTGCCAGCAATTTTTCAAATCCTTTGCGATATGGCTCAAAAGATACACCACCATGTGTATAAACAGCAAGATTAGGCCATATATCATGGATAGTTTTCAACTGATATCGATCAATGATCTTCTCCATAAGAATCTGTATCCAGGCAGGTACACCTGCTATAAAACCAATATTCCATTTAGGTGCCTGTTCTACAATTTCCTCCAGCTTTGTATTCCAATCTGCAATACTAGCTATTTCAAAACCCGGTTTGTAAAAATGCTGAAACCAAAAAGGTATTCTGCTGGCATTAATACCACTCAAATCTCCTTCAAAATAAGTTCCATTGTAGTTAAGGTGAGTGCTACCTCCCAGAGCCAGCATACCCGTTTGGAATAACTTGCCAGGAAGATCCGGATAGTCAGCAAGGGAAAGAATTTCACGGACACTGGTTTTGTGAATGGCCTTAATCATAGCCTTTGTAACCGGAATATGTTTGGAGGAGGATTCTGAAGTTCCGGAACTCAGAGCAAAATATTTTATTTTTCCAGGCCAGCATATATTCTTCTTACCTTGAAGCGTTTTATGCCACCACTGCTGAAATATCTTATTGTATGTAAAAACGGGTACGTTTTCCTTATATTTCTTATAGAAGGCATGAGGATCACGATTATATGTAATCTCATGTAGAATTTCTTCAAAGCCATATGTTTTCCCAAAAGCAGTCTTTTTTGCTTTATCCAATAGTGCCGCCAGCTCGTCCCGTTGCAATTCATAAGGTCTAACACGTTCCTGTTCAATCATTTTACGAAGTTTAATACCTCGCTTTAGTAAAGTCCCGATTATTG
This genomic stretch from Xanthocytophaga agilis harbors:
- a CDS encoding DinB family protein, whose product is MLQTSIELAESSLVSLSRDYANYNAWANKQLINWLQAKPAQLMEVEVASSFPSVHLTVWHILQTQQWWLGNLKRSPLGNTRDTTFDGTTQDMMQTLLHQSEEFCTFVENMTEEDLYEMYPFSIPYVGDFSRSGFEIVQHCMNHSTYHRGQLVTIGRELGFTDAPMTDYMFYLLMA
- a CDS encoding LysE family translocator gives rise to the protein MIYALLTGMKYGLILSVTFSLGPVFFSLLQTGIQKGFRSGALMAAGIALSDLMYAFVCQLGLSQLVKQFESNIAAVGGLIAIGFGIATFMKKSRLEVAENGTNQPQRVGTFRFISKGFLLNSLNPAVVLFWIGMASVASAKIEKSPAEAYIFLAGIISILFSSDLLKVFFARRISNYLSSHTLDWMNRIVGLCLTGFGVWLIYSALTGRIQ
- a CDS encoding SDR family oxidoreductase, with the translated sequence MSKLLITGATGHLGKLVVELLAKELPLSSIVVLVRDAEKAKEFTAKGIEARIGDFNDYASLVTAFKGIDKLYFVSSNDIVNREKQHENVVNAAKEAGVGHVIYTSFARKNETETSPITFIAKSHLYTEKLLKASGVSYTILKHALYTDIIPMFIGDKVLETGVIFQPAGEGKSSFVTREDFAELAVAVLTTSGHENKEYEAVNTEAVSFQDVADILTEITGKKITYVAPTAEVFTAELTKAGVPGEVVGLLTGFNQGIAQGEFANTDATLEKLIGHKPTSVKVYLQQVYASN
- a CDS encoding GH3 family domain-containing protein, which gives rise to MAIIGTLLKRGIKLRKMIEQERVRPYELQRDELAALLDKAKKTAFGKTYGFEEILHEITYNRDPHAFYKKYKENVPVFTYNKIFQQWWHKTLQGKKNICWPGKIKYFALSSGTSESSSKHIPVTKAMIKAIHKTSVREILSLADYPDLPGKLFQTGMLALGGSTHLNYNGTYFEGDLSGINASRIPFWFQHFYKPGFEIASIADWNTKLEEIVEQAPKWNIGFIAGVPAWIQILMEKIIDRYQLKTIHDIWPNLAVYTHGGVSFEPYRKGFEKLLAHPLIYIETYLASEGFIAYQLPGRNSMRMVLNNGMFYEFVPFNEQNFGSDGEMVENPETLMIDQIEEGKEYALLLSTCAGAWRYLIGDVIKFVDKKACEIVITGRTKHFLSLCGEHLSVDNMNKAVQQVAEEQGIDIREFTVVGIPHGTLFAHHWFIGTDDEADPRLLREKIDEKLKILNDDYRVERAAALKDVYVDVVPTEVFYQWMEHKGKIGGQTKFPRVMKRQQYEEWEAFVKNFANN
- a CDS encoding GNAT family N-acetyltransferase — encoded protein: MQHYREATLQDAESIAILHATSWRNTYRGMFSDSFLDTEVWKNRKNVWEQRFFSPLPNQKVIVADENASLSGFVCAFGDEDSVWGTLIDNLHVSRQKQGQGIGSQLLKHIVFWMQHSHLSDSFYLWVLNDNHPARRFYEKLGATNQEAVLHDNPGGGQSLALRYAWPDYRILLNKIS
- a CDS encoding helix-turn-helix domain-containing protein gives rise to the protein MNCPVRHVLDRFGDKWSVLILIMLDEKGTLRFNALHHTIPDISQKMLTVTLRTLEADGLITRKIYPEIPPRVEYQLTEMGSSLIPYIDGLAKWALQNMPHILRSRDQYNNKVAFN
- a CDS encoding serine hydrolase, which encodes MKNYTYHFLITFPFYLIASVCLGQVQTDNFLKKLFTKNTDAIFQQVIQHSQEYRLQIIYTRIDRDKHNAPSFTHYRYQVDSTLYFNPASTVKLPLALLSLEKINQLNVVGVTKNTAMQFDSAYSNQSREWKDPTSLNGYPSIAHFIKKAFLVSDNDAYSRMYEFVGQETINRSLHAKGYPDTRITHRFVRMTPEENRHTNPVRFITEKGEMVFSQPAAYNRDAFDFRRVEKLGKGYYDSKDSLVQEPFDFTMRNKLPLQSLQQILQSVMFPTSVKARQKFQLTEEDYSFVYQYLSQFPGETNYPNYDPSQYYDTYVKFFFQDSLHHQLPEGVRVFNKVGWAYGFMTDVSYVADFKNKVEYMLTATLYVNSDGILNDNKYEYDTIAHPFLYQLGQTIYQYELKRKRKYKPDLSRFQVSYEKRIADGIPLIRDVDN
- a CDS encoding DUF4136 domain-containing protein translates to MRTLIKSAVYTFFIVWATTCSLGQVTTDYDKNVDFSKFKTFAWMKEDIQVGSNPLYTSKLINRNIKEHVELELVKRGLMRVNPDQSPDLLISFHTYTEKKHMAYNYGSPMLYPGGYRMGWWYYPWGYGNWPYAWNSNFRSYNYAEGTLIVDVIEASTKELIWRGSASGVIDTPNRLEKQITKGVTKIMKHYPVTKGEVDLPVAKHS